A window of the Streptomyces griseochromogenes genome harbors these coding sequences:
- a CDS encoding CBM35 domain-containing protein: protein MTPGENSPSTPEDDDPFGYLYADGQARGAQPPSGGYGYPNSVSRSSRVRAVGERQYGQPQAPYGQPQPTVPQQQGAYGQPNAHYQAPETLPGGAPTSRQPMAPTGGRRGPNTKGLLIGAIAVVAAVVIGIGIAVINGNDGKKTDSKSDSTPTQSQSSEPSPSGSSSAAGELPKTDASALLLGPGVTTASDVKGSQAKGGTYVTGFNHVGATVTWSVNNVEKAGSYRLYVRYGIPGVDANATLVVNGKVDSRPIQMKNFGGGTPQGDWEKGWKTTWSNVNLNKGANTIQIACNDGNQCNANLDQLWLVKG from the coding sequence ATGACGCCCGGCGAAAACAGCCCGAGCACGCCCGAGGACGACGACCCGTTCGGCTATCTGTACGCCGACGGCCAGGCCAGAGGAGCCCAGCCGCCGTCCGGCGGTTACGGCTACCCGAACTCGGTCAGCAGGAGCAGCAGGGTGCGCGCGGTCGGCGAGCGCCAGTACGGCCAGCCGCAGGCCCCGTACGGCCAGCCGCAGCCCACGGTCCCGCAGCAGCAGGGCGCCTACGGCCAGCCGAACGCCCACTACCAGGCCCCGGAGACCCTGCCGGGCGGCGCCCCGACGAGCCGCCAGCCCATGGCGCCCACCGGCGGCCGCCGCGGCCCGAACACCAAGGGCCTGCTGATCGGCGCGATCGCAGTGGTCGCCGCGGTCGTCATAGGCATCGGCATCGCGGTGATCAACGGCAACGACGGCAAGAAGACCGACAGCAAGTCGGACAGCACCCCGACCCAGTCCCAGAGCAGCGAGCCGAGCCCGTCGGGGAGCAGCTCGGCGGCGGGGGAGCTGCCGAAGACGGACGCGAGCGCGCTGCTGCTCGGGCCCGGCGTGACGACGGCGTCGGACGTCAAGGGTTCGCAAGCCAAGGGCGGAACCTATGTGACGGGCTTCAACCACGTCGGAGCGACGGTCACCTGGTCGGTCAACAACGTCGAGAAGGCCGGAAGTTACCGGCTGTACGTGCGCTACGGCATCCCGGGCGTGGACGCCAACGCGACCCTGGTCGTCAACGGCAAGGTGGACTCGCGGCCGATACAGATGAAGAACTTCGGTGGCGGCACGCCCCAAGGTGACTGGGAGAAGGGCTGGAAGACCACCTGGTCCAACGTGAACCTGAACAAGGGCGCGAACACGATCCAGATCGCCTGCAACGACGGCAACCAATGCAACGCGAATCTCGACCAGTTGTGGCTGGTGAAGGGTTAG
- a CDS encoding DUF3263 domain-containing protein: protein MELGSRERAILALERRGFAGPGAKERAIREELGLAPVRYYQLLNALLDDERALALDPVTVNRLRRVREARRAER, encoded by the coding sequence ATGGAACTGGGCAGCCGTGAAAGGGCCATCCTCGCGCTGGAGCGCCGGGGCTTCGCCGGCCCCGGCGCGAAGGAGCGGGCGATACGCGAGGAGCTGGGCCTGGCGCCGGTGCGCTACTACCAGCTCCTGAACGCGCTGCTGGACGACGAGAGAGCGCTGGCACTGGACCCGGTGACGGTGAACCGCCTGCGGCGGGTACGGGAGGCACGGCGGGCCGAGCGCTGA
- the cdgB gene encoding diguanylate cyclase CdgB — protein sequence METESEPYVRLASLRQLHQVMADMNTARSLADTLQTVADGVVGALGYEMACVNLVRPDGDLVVAAFSGNSAAEALITGRVGSRESWLRRLNMGETWGDLVFIPHTEGWVLDDDDVPQWYTDGPAPRFEDEWHPSDRLFAPMYTPGVQGGASGELLGVISVDRPRNGRRPGAWGREALQMYAFQAAIAISNARLRANMQRALVRLEREQQALRASEESFRQAFEYAPSGMAIAEMGGDQHGRILRTNDALCRLLGRPASAMRRYSFSDLVHPEDIGTLLRTSAEGGRAELRLGRRDGTYVWVSLRNSVVADAADGPRFLLTHVEDIEERKRRELQLAHRASHDSLTGLPNSAELRSRLSARICQRPSQPGELDSLDAAYGHPAYDSQAGHGFDFAPGTEAYDAFDHHVHSVAPEDGHDDGTKGLAVLFCDLDGFKSINDRFGHNAGDAVLIEVARRLSRGVRDGDTVARLGGDEFVILADGLGKADAQDLAVRLRNEIIQPIRAEGRAVRVGASFGIGWAHCGMTADEVLKSADERMYVEKRSRPKQHRRAG from the coding sequence ATGGAGACCGAGTCGGAGCCGTATGTCCGTCTTGCGTCCCTGCGACAGCTGCACCAGGTCATGGCCGACATGAACACGGCGCGCAGCCTGGCGGACACACTGCAGACCGTGGCCGACGGCGTCGTGGGCGCACTGGGCTACGAGATGGCGTGCGTCAACCTCGTACGCCCCGACGGCGACCTCGTCGTCGCCGCGTTCTCCGGGAACTCCGCCGCCGAGGCCCTGATCACCGGCCGGGTCGGCTCCCGCGAGTCCTGGCTGCGCCGGCTGAACATGGGCGAGACGTGGGGCGACCTGGTCTTCATACCGCACACCGAGGGCTGGGTGCTGGACGACGACGACGTCCCGCAGTGGTACACCGACGGGCCCGCGCCGCGCTTCGAGGACGAGTGGCACCCCTCCGACCGGCTCTTCGCGCCGATGTACACGCCCGGCGTGCAGGGCGGCGCCTCCGGCGAGCTGCTCGGCGTCATATCGGTCGACCGGCCGCGCAACGGCCGCCGGCCCGGCGCCTGGGGCCGCGAGGCCCTGCAGATGTACGCCTTCCAGGCCGCCATCGCGATCAGCAACGCGCGTCTACGCGCGAATATGCAGCGGGCACTAGTCCGCCTGGAGCGCGAGCAGCAGGCGCTCAGGGCCAGCGAGGAAAGCTTCAGGCAGGCCTTCGAGTACGCCCCCTCCGGCATGGCGATCGCCGAGATGGGCGGTGACCAGCACGGCAGGATCCTGCGCACCAACGACGCCCTGTGCCGGCTGCTGGGCCGTCCCGCCTCCGCGATGCGCCGCTACTCCTTCTCCGACCTCGTCCACCCCGAGGACATCGGCACCCTGCTCAGGACCTCCGCCGAGGGCGGCCGCGCGGAGCTCCGCCTCGGCCGCCGCGACGGCACCTACGTCTGGGTGTCCCTGCGCAACTCGGTGGTCGCCGACGCCGCCGACGGCCCCCGTTTCCTCCTGACCCACGTCGAGGACATCGAGGAGCGCAAGCGCCGCGAGCTGCAGCTCGCCCACCGCGCCTCCCACGACTCCCTCACCGGCCTGCCGAACTCGGCCGAGCTGCGCTCCCGCCTGTCGGCCCGCATCTGCCAGCGCCCGTCCCAGCCCGGCGAGCTGGACTCCCTGGACGCGGCCTACGGCCACCCGGCCTACGACAGCCAGGCCGGCCACGGCTTCGACTTCGCGCCGGGCACGGAGGCGTACGACGCCTTCGACCACCACGTGCACTCCGTCGCCCCCGAGGACGGCCACGACGACGGCACCAAGGGCCTGGCGGTCCTCTTCTGCGACCTGGACGGCTTCAAGTCGATCAACGACCGGTTCGGTCACAACGCGGGCGACGCGGTCCTGATCGAGGTCGCCCGCCGGCTCTCCCGGGGCGTCCGCGACGGCGACACCGTGGCCCGGCTCGGCGGCGACGAGTTCGTGATCCTCGCCGACGGCCTCGGCAAGGCCGACGCCCAGGACCTGGCGGTACGCCTGCGCAACGAGATCATCCAGCCGATCCGCGCGGAGGGCCGGGCGGTCCGGGTGGGCGCCAGCTTCGGCATCGGCTGGGCACACTGCGGCATGACTGCGGACGAAGTGTTGAAGTCAGCCGACGAGCGGATGTACGTAGAGAAACGATCTCGTCCCAAACAGCACCGCCGCGCCGGGTGA
- the nagA gene encoding N-acetylglucosamine-6-phosphate deacetylase: MAADPGARGTARPATTHPQPATAATALVLSGASVVLPTGTVEEGQVIVDGTRITSTAPANAQVIDVRNHWVVPGFVDIHNHGGGGASFSGTVDDVLKAIRTHRLHGTTTLVASTVTDEMDLLVQQAGLLSELAEQGDIAGIHFEGPFISPCRKGAHSEELLRDPEPAEVRKLIDAARGKAKMVTLATELPGGIDSVRLLAEHGVIAAVGHTDATYEQTVEAIDAGATVATHLFNAMPTLGHRSPGPIAALLEDERVTVELINDGTHLHPAALELAFHHAGASRVAFITDAMDAAGIGDGRYMLGPLEVEVSEGVARLVEGGSIAGSTLTLDRAFKRAVTVDRLTVEDTVAALSANPARLLGLSDRIGSLEPGKDADLVLLDANFDLKGVMRRGEWVVVPQLP; this comes from the coding sequence ATGGCAGCCGACCCAGGGGCGCGGGGAACTGCGCGACCAGCCACGACGCACCCGCAGCCCGCGACGGCCGCAACCGCCCTCGTGCTGTCCGGCGCCAGCGTGGTCCTCCCCACCGGAACGGTCGAAGAGGGCCAGGTGATCGTCGACGGCACCCGCATCACCAGCACAGCCCCAGCAAACGCCCAGGTCATCGACGTACGAAACCACTGGGTGGTCCCCGGCTTCGTCGACATCCACAACCACGGCGGCGGCGGAGCCTCCTTCTCCGGCACGGTGGACGACGTACTGAAAGCCATCCGCACCCACCGCCTGCACGGCACCACCACCCTGGTCGCCTCCACCGTCACCGACGAGATGGACCTGCTGGTCCAGCAGGCCGGGCTGCTGAGCGAGCTGGCCGAGCAGGGCGACATCGCCGGGATCCACTTCGAGGGGCCGTTCATCTCGCCGTGCCGCAAGGGCGCGCACTCCGAGGAGTTGCTGCGCGACCCGGAGCCGGCCGAGGTGCGCAAGCTGATCGACGCGGCCCGCGGCAAGGCGAAGATGGTCACCCTCGCCACCGAGCTGCCGGGCGGCATCGATTCCGTACGACTGCTCGCGGAGCACGGCGTGATCGCCGCCGTCGGCCACACGGACGCCACCTACGAGCAGACCGTCGAGGCCATCGACGCGGGCGCCACGGTCGCCACCCACCTCTTCAACGCGATGCCCACGCTCGGCCACCGCTCCCCCGGCCCGATCGCGGCCCTGCTGGAGGACGAGCGGGTGACGGTCGAGCTGATCAACGACGGCACGCACCTGCACCCCGCGGCGCTGGAGCTGGCCTTCCACCACGCGGGCGCCTCCCGGGTCGCCTTCATCACCGACGCGATGGACGCGGCCGGCATCGGCGACGGCCGCTACATGCTCGGTCCGCTGGAGGTGGAGGTCAGCGAGGGCGTGGCCCGGCTGGTGGAGGGCGGCTCGATCGCGGGCTCCACGCTGACCCTGGACCGGGCGTTCAAGCGGGCGGTGACCGTCGACAGGCTGACGGTGGAGGACACCGTGGCGGCGCTGTCCGCGAACCCGGCCCGGCTGCTCGGCCTGTCCGACCGCATCGGGTCCCTGGAGCCCGGCAAGGACGCCGACCTGGTCCTGCTGGACGCGAACTTCGACCTCAAGGGCGTGATGCGCCGGGGTGAATGGGTGGTCGTGCCCCAACTGCCCTGA
- a CDS encoding ATP-binding protein — translation MNQEIAAIPNFTVQLSPTPRGARLARLLATEQLRTWGLPLDPAAHIVAEPAANAATHGRVPGRDFRLMLYVVGGTLRIEVTDTRGDRLPRTQLPSVDAESGRGLVLVDALADRWGVAPGSRPRKTVWAEVRIDRSTANPAPVGPCSGGTGSLSRKAGD, via the coding sequence GTGAACCAGGAAATCGCCGCCATCCCCAACTTCACCGTGCAGCTCTCCCCCACACCACGCGGAGCCCGCCTGGCCCGACTGCTGGCCACCGAACAACTCCGCACCTGGGGACTGCCGTTGGATCCGGCGGCGCACATCGTGGCCGAGCCGGCGGCGAACGCGGCCACCCACGGCCGAGTACCGGGACGCGACTTCCGCCTCATGCTCTACGTCGTCGGCGGCACCCTCCGCATCGAGGTCACGGACACACGAGGTGACCGCCTGCCGCGCACCCAACTCCCATCTGTGGACGCCGAGTCAGGCCGTGGCCTCGTGCTCGTGGACGCGCTCGCCGACAGGTGGGGTGTCGCACCGGGGTCGCGGCCACGCAAGACGGTGTGGGCCGAGGTTCGCATCGACCGGAGCACGGCGAACCCTGCTCCGGTCGGGCCATGCTCCGGTGGGACGGGAAGCCTTTCCCGAAAAGCGGGAGACTGA
- a CDS encoding sigma-70 family RNA polymerase sigma factor has product MSHSEREGDHRGGTDFLAERFEAHRSHLRAVAHRMLGSAAEAEDAVQEAWFRLGRTDTRQVENLGGWLTTVVGRVCLDMLRSRRSRAEQPLDSWNPAPSAEPDPAQDALLADSVGVALLVVLDTLTPAERLAFVLHDLFGVPFEEVAGVLGRSPAAARQLASRARRRVRGAEAPDTDPARRRQVVDAFLSAARGGDFDGLLAMLDPDVVARSEAGVTSGASAVAAGATSFAHLAGVARPALVGGLTGLAVLLDGRVERALAFTFEAGRIATIDIVTDPERLAALTVELV; this is encoded by the coding sequence ATGAGCCACAGTGAACGCGAGGGTGACCACCGGGGCGGTACGGACTTTCTCGCCGAGCGGTTCGAGGCGCACCGAAGTCATCTGCGTGCCGTCGCACACCGCATGCTCGGGTCGGCCGCCGAGGCCGAGGACGCCGTGCAGGAGGCCTGGTTCCGGCTCGGCCGGACCGACACCCGGCAGGTGGAGAACCTCGGGGGCTGGCTGACGACGGTCGTCGGCCGGGTCTGCCTGGACATGCTCCGCTCCCGCCGCTCCCGTGCCGAGCAACCGCTGGACAGCTGGAACCCGGCACCGTCCGCCGAGCCGGATCCCGCCCAGGACGCCCTGCTCGCCGACTCGGTCGGGGTCGCGCTCCTCGTCGTCCTCGACACCCTCACCCCCGCCGAGCGGCTCGCGTTCGTGCTGCACGACCTGTTCGGCGTGCCGTTCGAGGAGGTCGCCGGTGTCCTCGGCCGCAGCCCGGCCGCGGCGCGGCAGCTCGCCAGCCGGGCTCGCCGCCGGGTGCGGGGCGCCGAGGCCCCGGACACCGATCCGGCCCGGCGGCGCCAGGTCGTCGACGCGTTTCTCTCCGCCGCGCGCGGAGGCGACTTCGACGGGCTGCTCGCGATGCTCGACCCGGACGTGGTGGCCCGCAGCGAGGCCGGTGTGACGAGCGGCGCGTCGGCGGTCGCCGCCGGTGCGACGAGCTTCGCGCATCTCGCCGGCGTCGCCCGTCCCGCGCTGGTCGGCGGCCTCACGGGCCTGGCGGTGCTGCTCGACGGCCGCGTCGAGCGTGCCCTGGCCTTCACCTTCGAGGCGGGGCGCATCGCCACGATCGACATCGTCACTGACCCGGAACGGCTCGCCGCGCTGACTGTCGAGCTGGTCTAG
- a CDS encoding DUF397 domain-containing protein, giving the protein MIRKASAGIPSELKWFKSSYSSGPDGDSCVEIATAPDTVHVRDSKNTTGPRLAFPPAAWTAFVSQA; this is encoded by the coding sequence ATGATCCGCAAGGCCTCTGCCGGAATCCCCTCCGAGCTGAAGTGGTTCAAGAGCAGCTACAGCAGCGGTCCGGATGGCGACTCCTGCGTCGAAATAGCCACCGCCCCCGACACCGTCCACGTCCGCGACTCCAAGAACACCACCGGCCCCCGCCTCGCCTTCCCCCCGGCCGCCTGGACCGCATTCGTCTCGCAGGCCTGA
- a CDS encoding flavin reductase family protein, whose translation MSNDEFRAAMSRLASGVVLVTAQEPPLDPDDPTAPGVEDVGMTATAFMSVSLDPPLVLVSLREGSRMDDLLDEQPLWAVSVLSESQRHVAGRFAMKGRISDRLLFEDLPHVRGEVTGAPLMGGALATLECRTEQRVTAGDHTLVIGRVLTARVPSAEGGPLMYFRGRYRHMG comes from the coding sequence GTGAGCAACGACGAGTTCCGGGCCGCGATGTCCCGACTGGCCTCGGGTGTGGTCCTGGTCACCGCGCAGGAACCGCCGCTGGACCCGGACGACCCGACCGCACCGGGCGTCGAGGACGTGGGCATGACCGCCACCGCGTTCATGTCCGTCTCGCTGGACCCGCCGCTGGTGCTGGTCAGCCTGCGCGAGGGCTCCCGCATGGACGACCTGCTCGACGAGCAGCCGCTGTGGGCCGTCTCGGTGCTCTCCGAGAGCCAGCGGCATGTCGCGGGCCGCTTCGCCATGAAGGGCCGCATCAGCGACCGTCTGCTCTTCGAGGACCTTCCCCACGTCCGCGGGGAGGTCACCGGCGCGCCGCTGATGGGCGGTGCGCTGGCCACCCTGGAGTGCCGCACCGAGCAGCGTGTGACGGCCGGGGACCACACCCTCGTCATCGGCCGGGTGCTGACCGCGCGGGTGCCGAGCGCGGAGGGCGGACCGCTGATGTATTTCCGCGGCCGGTACCGGCACATGGGGTGA
- a CDS encoding ROK family protein: protein MRHVIALDVGGTGMKAALVGDDGELLHRARRATGRERGPDAVVETILDFAAELRAYGVAHYGEPAAAAGLAVPGIVDEEHGIAAYAANLGWRDVPLRDLLADRLGVPVALGHDVRTGGLAEGRIGAGRGADRFLFVPLGTGIAGAIGIAGRVESGAHGFAGEIGHVVVRPSGTPCPCGQRGCLERYASASAVGEAWAAACGDPEADAADCAKAVASGDPNAVRVWQEAVDALADGLVTAITLLDPRTLIIGGGLAEAGEVLFQPLRDAVRQRVTFQKLPSIVPAALGDTAGCLGAGLLARDLLNHTDHTEVTP, encoded by the coding sequence GTGAGACATGTCATCGCCCTGGACGTGGGCGGTACCGGGATGAAGGCCGCCCTCGTCGGCGACGACGGCGAACTGCTGCACCGTGCCCGCCGCGCGACCGGCCGCGAGCGCGGGCCCGACGCGGTGGTCGAGACCATCCTCGACTTCGCCGCCGAGCTGCGCGCGTACGGCGTGGCGCACTACGGCGAGCCGGCCGCCGCGGCCGGCCTCGCGGTACCCGGCATCGTCGACGAGGAGCACGGCATCGCCGCCTACGCGGCCAACCTCGGCTGGCGGGACGTACCCCTGCGCGACCTGCTCGCCGACCGGCTCGGCGTGCCCGTGGCGCTCGGCCACGACGTGCGCACCGGCGGGCTCGCCGAGGGCCGGATCGGCGCGGGCAGGGGCGCCGACCGGTTCCTGTTCGTGCCGCTCGGCACCGGGATCGCCGGCGCCATCGGCATCGCCGGACGCGTCGAGTCCGGCGCGCACGGCTTCGCGGGCGAGATCGGCCACGTCGTCGTACGGCCGTCCGGCACCCCCTGCCCCTGCGGGCAGCGCGGCTGTCTGGAGCGGTACGCCTCCGCGTCCGCGGTCGGCGAGGCCTGGGCGGCGGCCTGCGGGGACCCGGAAGCGGACGCCGCCGACTGCGCGAAGGCCGTCGCGTCCGGTGACCCGAACGCCGTCCGGGTCTGGCAGGAGGCGGTGGACGCGCTCGCGGACGGGCTGGTCACCGCGATCACCCTGCTGGACCCCCGCACGCTGATCATCGGTGGCGGCCTGGCCGAGGCGGGGGAAGTGTTGTTCCAGCCACTGCGGGACGCCGTGCGGCAGCGGGTCACCTTCCAGAAACTCCCGTCCATCGTCCCCGCCGCCCTGGGCGACACGGCCGGCTGCCTGGGCGCGGGACTTCTTGCCCGGGATCTCCTCAACCACACCGACCATACGGAGGTAACCCCCTGA
- a CDS encoding Uma2 family endonuclease, with product MTIAPDNARQGASHLYRAMRDFVESTDGTLPGKFEITKEGIVLDMMSPVRPHELTALRLRKRLEKVMPEEIVAHTGEPDVEVEPEGIMRRPDIMVIAEADMEGEGSIDPRTLIAAIEIVSRSNPDNDWVTKMRDYPLMGIPVYAIFDPRTGTGAVFTDIHPTPDGPRYATRKDFGYGEDVTIGDWTISTDDLPCYEPIGR from the coding sequence ATGACCATCGCCCCGGACAACGCGCGGCAGGGCGCCTCCCACCTCTACCGGGCCATGCGTGACTTCGTGGAGTCCACGGACGGCACCCTCCCCGGCAAGTTCGAGATCACCAAGGAAGGGATCGTCCTCGACATGATGTCGCCTGTCCGGCCGCACGAACTCACCGCACTACGTCTCCGGAAACGCCTGGAAAAGGTCATGCCTGAGGAGATCGTGGCCCACACGGGTGAACCCGATGTGGAGGTGGAGCCAGAAGGCATCATGCGCCGCCCCGACATCATGGTGATCGCCGAGGCGGACATGGAGGGAGAGGGGTCCATCGACCCTCGTACGCTCATCGCCGCCATCGAGATCGTCTCCCGCTCCAACCCGGACAACGACTGGGTCACCAAGATGCGCGACTACCCCCTGATGGGCATCCCGGTCTACGCGATCTTCGACCCCCGCACCGGCACCGGCGCCGTCTTCACGGACATCCATCCCACCCCCGACGGTCCCCGCTACGCCACCCGCAAGGACTTCGGCTACGGCGAGGACGTCACCATCGGCGACTGGACGATCTCCACGGACGACCTGCCGTGCTACGAACCCATCGGCCGGTAA
- a CDS encoding helix-turn-helix domain-containing protein, which produces MSVDGEAVEPGWEVDPDDEWGVAVIATVGRRLKLRREAVGMRAAGFGDAVGYGEDLVYKIEGGKRIPRQEYLNKADEVLKAGGLIAATWEDVKKVRYPKKVRELAKLEAQAVEIGVYECISINGLLQTPDHARALFEAWQPAYSEDDLERVLSARMARRSVFERSPAPSLGFVLEEAVLRRCVGGTMVWHQQLEHLLEVGRLRNVTLQVMPTNSGAHPGLGGRVEILKFPDGTAVGRSDGAFNGRPTSDPKQLRILELRYGAIRAQALPPQESLVLIEHMLGET; this is translated from the coding sequence ATGAGCGTGGACGGTGAGGCGGTCGAGCCGGGTTGGGAGGTCGACCCGGACGACGAGTGGGGCGTGGCGGTGATCGCGACGGTCGGACGCCGGCTGAAGTTGCGACGGGAGGCGGTGGGGATGCGGGCCGCCGGCTTCGGGGACGCGGTCGGGTACGGCGAGGACCTGGTCTACAAGATCGAGGGCGGGAAGCGGATTCCCCGGCAGGAGTACCTGAACAAGGCGGACGAGGTCTTGAAGGCGGGCGGGCTCATCGCCGCGACGTGGGAGGACGTGAAGAAGGTCCGGTACCCGAAGAAGGTGCGGGAACTCGCCAAGTTGGAGGCCCAGGCCGTCGAGATCGGGGTGTACGAGTGCATCAGCATCAACGGCCTGTTGCAGACCCCGGACCACGCGCGGGCCCTGTTCGAGGCGTGGCAGCCCGCTTATTCGGAGGACGACCTGGAGCGCGTGCTGTCGGCTCGTATGGCCAGGCGGTCCGTCTTCGAGCGATCACCAGCTCCGTCCCTCGGCTTTGTCCTTGAAGAGGCAGTGCTACGGCGTTGCGTCGGCGGCACAATGGTGTGGCACCAGCAACTCGAACATTTGCTGGAGGTAGGCCGGTTGCGCAACGTCACGCTCCAGGTGATGCCGACGAACAGCGGAGCTCATCCCGGTCTGGGAGGCAGGGTCGAGATCCTGAAGTTCCCGGACGGGACAGCTGTCGGGCGTTCCGATGGTGCGTTCAATGGCCGACCCACCTCTGACCCGAAGCAGCTCCGCATCCTTGAGCTGCGTTATGGCGCCATCCGGGCTCAGGCTCTTCCGCCTCAGGAGTCCCTGGTCCTCATCGAGCACATGCTTGGAGAAACATGA
- the arfB gene encoding alternative ribosome rescue aminoacyl-tRNA hydrolase ArfB, giving the protein MGHMSGPYIVRGSVSLPEAELMWRFSRSSGPGGQHVNTSDSQVELRFDLAATEALPPVWKERALERLAGRLVDGVVVVRSSEHRSQWRNREAAAVRLAALLAEATAPPPKPRRPTRIPRGINERRLREKKQRSDTKRGRSGRGWT; this is encoded by the coding sequence ATGGGACACATGTCCGGTCCCTACATCGTCCGTGGCTCCGTCTCGCTTCCCGAGGCCGAGCTGATGTGGCGTTTCTCCAGGTCGTCCGGGCCGGGCGGCCAGCATGTGAACACCAGTGACTCCCAGGTGGAGCTGCGCTTCGACCTGGCCGCCACCGAGGCGCTCCCTCCGGTGTGGAAGGAGCGGGCGCTCGAGCGGCTGGCCGGGCGGCTGGTCGACGGGGTCGTCGTCGTACGGTCCTCCGAGCACCGCTCCCAGTGGCGCAACCGCGAGGCCGCCGCCGTACGCCTCGCCGCTCTCCTCGCGGAGGCCACCGCACCCCCGCCCAAGCCCCGCAGACCGACCCGGATCCCGCGCGGGATCAACGAGCGGCGCCTGCGGGAGAAGAAGCAGCGCTCGGACACGAAGCGGGGCCGTTCCGGCCGCGGCTGGACGTAG
- a CDS encoding TerD family protein produces MAVSLSKGGNVSLTKEAPGLTAVTVGLGWDVRTTTGTDFDLDASAIAVNTQGKVYSDAHFVFFNNKQTPDNSIVHTGDNRTGEGAGDDEAINVNLAALPADIDKIVFPVSIYDAENRGQNFGQVRNAYIRIVNQAGGAEIARYDLSEDAATETAMVFGELYRNGAEWKFRAVGQGYASGLVGIAQDFGVNV; encoded by the coding sequence ATGGCTGTAAGCCTGTCCAAGGGTGGCAACGTCTCGCTCACCAAGGAGGCTCCGGGCCTGACCGCCGTCACCGTGGGCCTCGGCTGGGACGTCCGCACCACCACCGGCACGGACTTCGACCTGGACGCCTCCGCCATCGCGGTGAACACGCAGGGCAAGGTCTACTCCGACGCCCACTTCGTCTTCTTCAACAACAAGCAGACCCCGGACAACTCGATCGTCCACACGGGCGACAACCGCACGGGCGAGGGCGCCGGCGACGACGAGGCGATCAACGTCAACCTCGCCGCCCTCCCGGCCGACATCGACAAGATCGTCTTCCCGGTCTCCATCTACGACGCCGAGAACCGCGGCCAGAACTTCGGCCAGGTCCGCAACGCCTACATCCGCATCGTCAACCAGGCCGGCGGCGCCGAGATCGCCCGCTACGACCTCTCCGAGGACGCCGCCACCGAGACGGCCATGGTCTTCGGCGAGCTGTACCGCAACGGCGCGGAGTGGAAGTTCCGCGCGGTCGGCCAGGGCTACGCCTCGGGCCTGGTGGGCATCGCGCAGGACTTCGGTGTGAACGTCTGA
- a CDS encoding 1-phosphofructokinase family hexose kinase → MILTVTLNTALDITYRVRSLRPHTSHRVSDVIERPGGKGVNVARVLAALGHEVTVTGFAGGATGRAIRDRLADTTCVRDALVPIAGATRRTIAVVDELTGDTTQLNEPGPQISPTEWDTFLDRYAELLPSASAVSLSGSLPPGVPVGAYAGLVRSARTLGVPVLLDTSGEPLRRGVAARPDIIKPNADELAELTGSHEPLRATQDARRRGAHAVVASLGAEGLLAATPEGRWRATPPSRVHGNPTGAGDSAVAGLLSGLVKRLPWPERLARAVALSAATVKAPTAGEFDAPAYEELLGRVAVTSEVIAA, encoded by the coding sequence GTGATCCTCACGGTCACACTGAACACCGCTCTCGACATCACCTATCGCGTACGGTCCCTGCGGCCACACACCTCGCACCGCGTCTCGGACGTCATAGAGCGACCGGGCGGCAAGGGCGTGAACGTGGCCCGGGTGCTGGCGGCCCTCGGGCACGAGGTGACGGTCACGGGGTTCGCGGGCGGCGCGACCGGGCGGGCGATACGCGACCGGCTCGCGGACACAACCTGCGTGAGGGACGCACTGGTCCCGATAGCCGGGGCCACCCGCCGCACGATCGCCGTCGTCGACGAACTGACCGGCGACACCACCCAGTTGAACGAGCCGGGCCCCCAGATCTCTCCCACCGAGTGGGACACCTTCCTGGACCGCTACGCGGAACTCCTGCCCTCCGCCTCGGCGGTGTCCCTGTCCGGCAGCCTGCCGCCGGGGGTGCCGGTCGGCGCGTACGCGGGCCTCGTACGATCGGCCAGGACGCTGGGCGTCCCCGTCCTCCTGGACACCAGCGGGGAGCCCCTGCGTCGCGGGGTGGCCGCCCGCCCCGACATCATCAAGCCCAACGCCGACGAACTGGCCGAACTCACCGGCTCCCACGAGCCCCTACGCGCCACCCAGGACGCCCGCCGCCGAGGCGCCCACGCGGTGGTGGCCTCCCTGGGCGCGGAGGGCCTACTCGCGGCGACCCCTGAGGGCCGCTGGCGCGCCACCCCACCGTCCCGAGTCCACGGCAACCCGACCGGCGCAGGCGACTCGGCGGTGGCGGGCCTGCTGTCGGGCCTGGTGAAACGCCTGCCGTGGCCGGAGCGACTAGCCCGCGCGGTGGCGTTGTCGGCGGCAACCGTAAAGGCACCGACAGCGGGCGAGTTCGATGCTCCGGCGTACGAGGAGCTGCTGGGGCGGGTGGCAGTGACAAGTGAGGTCATCGCAGCTTGA